A region of the Mycobacteriales bacterium genome:
TTCGGGTCGGTGAGGATCGAGCGGAGCCGCTGCAACGACCGCCGCGCCTCGAGCGCGCGCCGCACCTGGTCGGCGGAGAGCACGCGGCTGCCGGGCGTGCGGGTGCGCGCCGCGGCGCTCTGCTCGTCGCGCAGCATCGCGTCCAGCCCGACCGGCTCCAGCCACGGGGCGGCCGCGGTCTGCGCGAGCAGGGACGCCGCGAAGTCGCTCACCGGGTCCCACGTCCGCGGCGGCGTGAGGACGACGTCGCGCGCGTCGGTGGGGCGTTCCAGCGCGGCCATCGCCGTGTCGGCGAGGAACCGTTGCGCGGCCAGCCGCGGCGCCGCCTCGCCGGCCGCGGCCGCCGCGACGAACCCGTTGAGCTGCGCGTCGGCGACCAGCGCCGTCACCGAGCCGAGCGCGCCCGGCGCGAGCGGCGTCGGCGCGGTCGGCGTGTAGTAGAGGTTCTCCGACAGCGGCAACGCCGCCTCCGGCACCACCACGCCGCGCGCGCCCTGGCCGGACAGCAACGCCTCCACCGCCGGGTCCAGCGTCGTCCCCGGCGGCCAGGCCAGCCGCACGTCGCCGGCGTTGCCGAGGTCGCGGCGCAGCACCTCGCGCCCGAGCAGGAACGCCCGGCCCGCGTCCGGCGCCAGCGCCGCCGTCGCCGTGGTCGCGACGTCCGGATCGGCGTACGGCAGCGGCAGCACCGTCGCGTGCGCCAGCGCCTTCTGCGCGCGGTCCAGCCAGTCGCGGGCGGCGGCGTTCTGCGTCCCCTCGCGCCCGCGCACGGTATACGGGCCGGTCATCCGGTGCAGCGCGTCGAGCAGCTCCGGGTCCACCGCCCAGGTCAGCGGCACGCCGCTGCCCGCGCCGATCGTGAGCAGCCGGTCCAGCCGGCCGTCGTTCACCAACGCCGCCAGGTCGTCGTCGGCGAAGTCGTTGCCGAGCAGCCGGTGCGACGGCTCCACCAGCGGCCACAGCCAGGCGACGCGCAGCCGCGGCGTGGTCGTCGGCCACCACATCGCGTACGTGTCGACCGCGCCCACGACCGTGAAGTGCGACCGCACCTCGATCCGCATCGGGTAGATGCCCGGCTGGCTCGCGCCGTGGAACGGCAGCTCGCCCAGCGGCACGTCGAACTCGACCTCGTCCGTCGCCCCCGGCGCCAGCTCACCGTCGCTGAGCCGCGTGTCCGCCACGCGGGTGCCGAGCCGGGCCGGCGTGCCGCCGTTGGCGATCGCGCTGCGGCCGCGCAACGCCGCACCGAACCGCAGGCCCACGCGCAGGCGGCGTTGCGTCTCGGTGGTGGTGTTCACGGCGCGGGCGCGGATGACGAGGCGTTCGGTCGTGCCCGGCACGAGCGCCGTCGACATGGCGCGGACGTCGACGCGGACGAGGTTCTCGTCCGGCCCCTCCTGCGCCGTCGCGGGCACCGCCGGCAGCGTCGCCGCGAGCACCGCCAGCGCGGCGAGCAGCCGCCTCACGCCGAGTCCGCGAGCAGCGCCGGGACCTTCTCCAGCAACGCCCGCTCGTCCGCGTACGCGAGCCGCTCCCGCGCCTCCGGCAACGGCACCCACGCCACCTCGGCGACCTCGACGTCCTCGTCGGACAGCTCGCCGCCGACGCGGAGCAGCAGGTAGTGGTGGACCGTCTTGTGCACGCGCTGCCCGTCGGCGACGAACCAGAAGTCGATCGAGCCCAGCGACCCCAGCACCTCGCCGCGGATGCCGGTCTCCTCGGCCACCTCGCGGACCGCCGCCGCCTCCGGCGACTCGCCCTCCTCGAGGTGCCCCTTCGGCAGCGACCAGAGCAGCCGCCCGCGCCGGTCGATCCGCCCGATCAGCGCCGCCGACGCCTCCGGGCTCGGCCGGTCGAGCACGATGCCGCCCGCCGAGATCTCCTCGACGCGCTGGAGCCGGCGCCGGCGCGGCGCCGGTCGGCCCGGGGGGGCGGCCACGCCGCGATCCTATGCGTCGCGGGCGGCGTTCCGGAGAGGGGTCAGCGCCGCAGCGCGGCCGGTGTCTCCCGCCACGGATCGCCCGCCGGCAGCACCACCGGGCCCGGCTCCACCAGCGGCGCCACCCGCGCGTCGAGCA
Encoded here:
- a CDS encoding DUF6049 family protein, producing the protein MLAATLPAVPATAQEGPDENLVRVDVRAMSTALVPGTTERLVIRARAVNTTTETQRRLRVGLRFGAALRGRSAIANGGTPARLGTRVADTRLSDGELAPGATDEVEFDVPLGELPFHGASQPGIYPMRIEVRSHFTVVGAVDTYAMWWPTTTPRLRVAWLWPLVEPSHRLLGNDFADDDLAALVNDGRLDRLLTIGAGSGVPLTWAVDPELLDALHRMTGPYTVRGREGTQNAAARDWLDRAQKALAHATVLPLPYADPDVATTATAALAPDAGRAFLLGREVLRRDLGNAGDVRLAWPPGTTLDPAVEALLSGQGARGVVVPEAALPLSENLYYTPTAPTPLAPGALGSVTALVADAQLNGFVAAAAAGEAAPRLAAQRFLADTAMAALERPTDARDVVLTPPRTWDPVSDFAASLLAQTAAAPWLEPVGLDAMLRDEQSAAARTRTPGSRVLSADQVRRALEARRSLQRLRSILTDPKRAPDRLADLDDALLRAVSAQAQGTRLTDAVDAELGGLLGRVRVVTGGPVTMTGRSGKIPLTFQNDLGQTVRVKVRITSNGRLALEGRQAYERGQDVVVPPGSSTHAIKGRATTGGLFPVTVELLAADGSRIGRRETVRVRSTAYGAVALGVTGVAFGLLLVASATRLVRRRRGARRTAAPEAA